A single region of the Natronoglycomyces albus genome encodes:
- a CDS encoding ATP/GTP-binding protein, producing the protein MFILGEPGMGKSSIVRRMVLGLTGRGVTPLILGDLKPDYAALVRALGGQVISVGPGRDRINPLDVGPWTQLHAQVSGKTAQQVRSSVVDRRTHMVTALISLVRKGRTTADEDTVIAAALRHLAAEEAQHGNQPVLSEVLRTIQNAPDAVREVTLFAGAGQEPRYQEATGPLQAALLALLNGALGDTFNGPTTSPIDLDTPAVCVDISGIDENDHLRTAATLLSTWSYGFGSIDAAHLLADEGVAPKRTFFTVLDEMWRVLRVGSGLIDRADALTRLNRQKGTGIAYITHGLADLEALPTEEDRAKARGFADRSAVLMAAASTEAELSAISKVRPLSDAEASEVLSWTAPESWSGTAAEASAGLGNFLIKVGSRPGIPVHLSLTEPELRLGNTDARWDIETARQGAAA; encoded by the coding sequence GTGTTCATTCTGGGTGAGCCGGGTATGGGGAAGTCCTCTATTGTGCGCCGCATGGTGTTGGGTCTGACCGGGCGCGGCGTGACACCGCTGATTCTGGGTGACCTCAAACCAGACTATGCGGCGTTGGTGCGCGCGCTGGGCGGGCAAGTCATTTCGGTGGGTCCCGGGCGTGACCGGATCAATCCGCTCGATGTCGGCCCGTGGACGCAATTGCACGCACAAGTTAGTGGCAAAACCGCCCAACAAGTTCGCTCCTCCGTGGTTGACCGGCGTACACACATGGTGACCGCGCTGATCAGTCTGGTGAGGAAAGGGCGAACCACAGCCGATGAGGACACAGTCATTGCTGCCGCGCTGCGGCACTTGGCCGCTGAGGAAGCCCAGCATGGGAATCAACCGGTCCTATCGGAAGTGTTGCGCACTATCCAAAATGCGCCCGATGCTGTCCGTGAGGTGACGCTGTTTGCTGGCGCAGGCCAAGAACCGCGTTATCAGGAAGCCACGGGTCCGTTGCAAGCGGCGCTGTTGGCGCTACTCAACGGGGCTCTGGGCGACACGTTCAATGGGCCGACCACCTCACCTATTGACCTGGATACACCTGCGGTGTGTGTTGACATCTCAGGTATTGATGAGAATGACCACCTCAGAACAGCCGCAACATTGCTCTCGACGTGGTCATACGGGTTTGGGTCTATTGACGCGGCACACCTGCTGGCCGATGAAGGGGTAGCGCCGAAACGCACCTTCTTTACAGTCCTCGATGAGATGTGGCGTGTTCTGCGTGTGGGCTCGGGTCTCATTGACCGCGCTGACGCTCTGACCCGGCTGAACAGGCAAAAAGGCACCGGGATTGCCTACATCACGCACGGACTGGCCGACCTGGAGGCCCTGCCAACCGAGGAAGATCGGGCTAAAGCTCGCGGCTTCGCCGACCGGTCAGCAGTACTCATGGCTGCCGCATCTACTGAAGCGGAACTGTCGGCGATATCGAAAGTGCGGCCGTTGTCTGACGCTGAAGCCTCCGAGGTCTTGTCATGGACGGCCCCAGAGTCATGGTCGGGAACAGCTGCGGAAGCCTCGGCCGGGTTGGGCAACTTCTTGATCAAAGTGGGCTCTCGGCCTGGTATCCCAGTTCACCTATCGTTGACAGAACCTGAGCTGCGGCTGGGGAACACCGATGCACGCTGGGACATTGAAACTGCCCGGCAAGGGGCAGCCGCATGA
- a CDS encoding SCO6880 family protein gives MASKQQGLATVDQRTYGQWRAGKKAGLFGLGPVTSGIGFAVVAAALLAMMFSRLAALILLLLGVAVLAPLAIRIRGRTGAHAVAARLAWWRQKRRRRHIYIAGIASRVVGTYRLPGTLATSHIITAEDGRGSDVGIVAIPSTRDYSITFAAHSEGTDLVDTDVIDSRVSRMAAWLSSLTRQFWLVQAQVTIETAPDPGTKLRSEIFSTLKPEAPSLAQEVMEQIADTYSAGAAQVKFFVTLTFRPPLGRRWNDDAVATELMARLPHMQAALVGTGAVGIQPMSAAEIMYQLRSSLDPVSEVQPPQKGWAWDDIGPVSAIEHWDSYQHDRAWSRSWGMVEAPRGNVFATTFARLADPDPDLLRKRVSLVYHPYSPGQAARLVEADKRDAQFNINKKARPSSRDLRDLAAAEQSAAEEAAGAGITSFSILATATTATQAELEDATTTMAARSGEARVDLRVMTGSQATSFYATLPVGIVLPDHATVPSL, from the coding sequence GTGGCATCGAAACAACAAGGTCTTGCAACGGTTGATCAACGCACCTATGGCCAGTGGCGTGCGGGCAAGAAGGCCGGGCTTTTTGGGCTGGGACCGGTCACCTCGGGTATCGGATTCGCTGTGGTGGCGGCCGCGCTCCTGGCAATGATGTTTTCGCGCCTGGCTGCGCTGATCCTGCTGTTGCTGGGGGTGGCGGTGCTGGCTCCGCTGGCGATTCGTATTCGCGGCCGCACCGGAGCACACGCGGTGGCCGCGCGATTGGCATGGTGGCGTCAGAAACGACGTCGCCGCCATATCTATATAGCTGGCATTGCCTCTCGGGTAGTGGGCACCTACCGGCTACCAGGGACACTGGCTACATCCCACATCATCACAGCTGAAGATGGGCGGGGCTCTGATGTGGGAATCGTGGCCATCCCCAGCACCCGCGATTACTCCATCACTTTTGCGGCCCATTCTGAGGGCACTGACCTGGTCGATACCGACGTCATTGACTCACGGGTGAGTCGCATGGCTGCCTGGTTGTCATCTCTGACTCGTCAGTTTTGGCTAGTCCAGGCGCAAGTGACTATTGAGACCGCGCCAGATCCGGGTACAAAGTTGCGTTCAGAGATTTTCTCCACGCTCAAACCTGAAGCTCCTAGCCTGGCTCAAGAGGTGATGGAGCAAATTGCTGATACCTACTCGGCTGGGGCGGCACAGGTGAAGTTTTTCGTGACGCTGACGTTTCGCCCACCGTTGGGTAGGCGCTGGAATGATGATGCTGTGGCAACAGAACTCATGGCCCGGTTGCCGCATATGCAGGCAGCGTTGGTCGGCACCGGTGCTGTTGGTATTCAGCCGATGTCGGCCGCCGAGATCATGTACCAGCTGCGATCGTCCCTTGACCCGGTATCTGAGGTGCAGCCTCCCCAAAAGGGTTGGGCGTGGGATGACATCGGGCCTGTCTCAGCTATAGAGCACTGGGATTCTTACCAGCATGATCGGGCCTGGTCTCGTTCGTGGGGCATGGTTGAAGCGCCAAGAGGCAACGTTTTTGCTACCACGTTTGCCCGGTTGGCTGATCCAGATCCTGACCTGTTGCGTAAGCGCGTCTCGTTGGTGTACCACCCCTACAGCCCTGGCCAAGCTGCGCGGCTTGTCGAGGCGGATAAACGGGACGCTCAGTTCAACATCAATAAGAAAGCACGGCCGTCCTCTCGTGACCTGCGCGATCTAGCTGCAGCCGAGCAATCAGCAGCCGAAGAAGCCGCTGGTGCGGGCATCACCTCGTTTAGCATCTTGGCCACGGCCACCACCGCTACACAGGCCGAACTAGAGGACGCTACGACCACGATGGCAGCGCGATCTGGCGAAGCGCGTGTTGATCTGAGAGTCATGACTGGCTCCCAGGCGACGTCTTTTTACGCGACTTTGCCGGTGGGGATCGTTCTGCCTGATCACGCCACAGTTCCCTCACTGTAA
- a CDS encoding M23 family metallopeptidase, producing MTSEQANYRLPVILAVVMTVLAGLGVAVVVPLMFFLSSTDVCQIRPGADRDRESVVGPWGPHQVDHAETIIFQGIEQGMTPFAWQIALATALQESRLEMYANEDVPESLDLPHDRVGSDHDSVGLFQQRPSMGWGSVAELMDAATSAQKFYTALLDVEGWESMSVAEAAQAVQVSAYPDAYEHWAEEADILIAELTGLESWAMCAYEYSPPSVGASGWVAPVDAPLWDGFGTRGGQHFGVDLGAERHIPIVAAATGVVRTSECNTPQGCGEGSREFSGCGWMVVIDHDHYLIPEDAVWDGMATRYCHMQSQPLVSEGEWVTAGQVIGYVGNSGDSSAPHLHYEVHQNVSPSGRVANATAIDPVAWHEDVGAPL from the coding sequence ATGACTAGTGAGCAGGCTAATTATCGTTTGCCCGTGATTTTGGCCGTGGTTATGACTGTCTTGGCGGGGTTGGGCGTGGCCGTTGTGGTGCCATTGATGTTTTTCCTCTCCAGTACGGATGTTTGCCAGATTCGGCCGGGCGCGGATCGGGATCGGGAGTCAGTGGTGGGGCCGTGGGGTCCGCACCAGGTCGATCACGCTGAGACCATCATTTTCCAGGGCATTGAGCAGGGGATGACCCCGTTTGCGTGGCAAATTGCGTTGGCGACGGCTTTGCAGGAATCGCGGCTGGAGATGTATGCGAATGAGGATGTTCCTGAGTCGTTGGATTTGCCGCATGATCGGGTGGGTTCAGATCATGACTCGGTGGGGTTGTTTCAGCAACGTCCCAGTATGGGTTGGGGTTCAGTTGCCGAATTGATGGACGCGGCAACCTCGGCGCAGAAGTTTTACACGGCTCTGTTGGATGTCGAGGGCTGGGAGTCGATGTCAGTTGCCGAAGCGGCGCAGGCGGTTCAGGTGTCTGCCTATCCCGATGCGTATGAGCATTGGGCCGAAGAGGCTGACATTCTGATCGCGGAGCTGACTGGGCTGGAGTCCTGGGCGATGTGTGCCTATGAGTACTCGCCGCCTTCAGTGGGAGCCTCCGGTTGGGTTGCCCCGGTTGATGCCCCACTATGGGATGGTTTCGGCACCCGGGGCGGCCAGCATTTTGGGGTCGACTTGGGCGCGGAACGCCACATCCCGATCGTCGCAGCAGCTACGGGTGTGGTGCGCACTTCTGAATGCAACACGCCCCAAGGGTGTGGTGAAGGCAGTCGTGAGTTTTCAGGGTGTGGCTGGATGGTGGTGATTGACCATGATCACTACCTCATCCCTGAGGACGCGGTCTGGGATGGCATGGCAACGCGCTATTGCCATATGCAGTCGCAGCCGCTGGTCTCTGAGGGCGAGTGGGTAACGGCTGGCCAGGTCATTGGCTATGTCGGTAACTCCGGAGATTCCTCGGCCCCACACCTGCATTATGAGGTTCACCAGAATGTGTCGCCTTCTGGCCGCGTCGCAAATGCCACTGCGATCGACCCGGTGGCGTGGCATGAGGATGTTGGCGCTCCACTCTAA
- a CDS encoding ribbon-helix-helix domain-containing protein, with protein MSPRVGPGRPTIGPRIQAKVSPELSAAIDTYAAAQGLSVSEAIRALLTAGLASNQSPTDEDLYALFPEADTENLWDLVEAEAKMDLSGEYCYNGLVWAHGTCQLRGRWAYWSEQPGTQPYTLTASREEAVQLYRRAVIDASTMWQPQLGETMWMDCIDEDIVEQLAHQRIIPLGTISYTAATEAADQT; from the coding sequence ATGAGCCCTAGGGTTGGACCAGGACGCCCCACCATCGGCCCGCGCATTCAAGCCAAAGTGTCCCCAGAACTCAGCGCGGCCATTGATACTTACGCGGCCGCCCAGGGCCTTTCTGTATCCGAGGCCATCCGCGCCCTACTGACAGCGGGTCTAGCCAGTAATCAGTCGCCTACCGACGAGGATTTGTACGCACTGTTTCCTGAGGCAGATACAGAAAACCTGTGGGATCTGGTCGAGGCTGAAGCCAAAATGGACCTCTCCGGAGAGTACTGCTACAACGGTCTGGTCTGGGCACACGGCACCTGCCAGCTGCGCGGACGGTGGGCCTACTGGAGTGAACAACCTGGCACCCAGCCCTACACCCTCACCGCCTCGCGAGAAGAAGCCGTGCAGCTATACCGCCGAGCTGTCATTGATGCCTCCACGATGTGGCAGCCCCAGCTGGGCGAGACAATGTGGATGGACTGCATTGATGAGGACATTGTCGAACAGCTAGCCCACCAGCGGATCATCCCGCTCGGCACCATTAGCTATACCGCTGCGACCGAAGCCGCAGACCAGACCTAG